The window CATCACAAGAAGTTTCTATCCCTAAAGTTATCATCGCTTTTACTCCTTAATATTTTTTCCATACGGATACCATTTTCTCCATCTTGGTAATACGCTTTTAATTCTTCTACTTCTTTAAAGCCAAGTTTTTTGTAAAGATTTTGAGCAACAACATTCGATTTTCTTGCTTCAAGATATACAAGATCAAAACCTTTATTTATACCAAGTTTAATAGCAAATTCAAGGAGCATAGTGCCAACACCTTGCCCTCTTGATTCAGGGTCAACAGCAACATTTATAATGTGCAACTTTTTACCTTCATACCATAACCCTATAAAACCAAGCACCTTTCCATGACTTTTAGCAACAAAATAGTCTGAAGAAGAGTTGAACATATAGTCTATTATAAAAACATCTCTCGGCCAAGGGTC of the Caldisericaceae bacterium genome contains:
- the rimI gene encoding ribosomal protein S18-alanine N-acetyltransferase; its protein translation is MIGEIEIVKAKITDVKKIIEIEEKSYKDPWPRDVFIIDYMFNSSSDYFVAKSHGKVLGFIGLWYEGKKLHIINVAVDPESRGQGVGTMLLEFAIKLGINKGFDLVYLEARKSNVVAQNLYKKLGFKEVEELKAYYQDGENGIRMEKILRSKSDDNFRDRNFL